One Streptomyces formicae genomic window, TCGGGCGGTCAGCGCCAGCGCATCGGCATCGCGCGCGGTCTGGCCCTCAACCCCGAGATCATCATCTGCGACGAGCCGGTCTCGGCCCTGGACGTCTCCGTCCAGGCCCAGGTCATCAACCTGATGGAGAAGCTCCAGGACGAGTTCAACCTCTCCTACCTCTTCATCGCGCACGACCTGTCGATCGTCCGGCACATCTCGGACCGCGTGGGCGTGATGTACCTCGGCAAGATGGCGGAGATCGGCTCGGACGAGCAGATCTACGAGCACCCGACGCATCCGTACACGCAGGCGCTGCTCTCCGCGGTGCCGGTGCCGGACCCGGAGGCTCGTGAGGGCCGCGAGCGCATCATCCTCACCGGTGACGTGCCGTCCCCGGCGAACCCGCCCTCCGGCTGCCGCTTCCGCACCCGCTGCTGGAAGGCGGAGGACAAGTGCGCGAAGGAGGTCCCGCTGCTCGCGATCCCGCAGCGGTTCGCGGGGCAGGACACGCCCGCGGCGCACGAGTCGGCGTGCCACTTCGCCGAGGAGAAGGCGGTGCTGGTCGGCTAGCGCACGACCCAGCCGTACCTGACGGGGAGCGCCCGGGACCTGATCGGTCCCGGGCGCTTCCCGTTCCGCCCGCGGTCCTCGCCGCCTTCCGCGCGCCGCTGATGGAGCGCCAGGCGGACGAGCCCGTCGACTCGGCGGAGGCGGCGGGCCGCTGGATCGCCCGGCGCGAGGCGGAGCGCGCGGTGGACTCGGCGTACGCCTTCGCCGTCGTGGATGCCGGGGACCGGCCCCTCGGCCAGGTCGCGGTGGGGGCGGTCAACCGCGCGCACGGCACCGGCTGGGTGTCGTACTGGACGGTGCCGCGCGCCCGCGGCGGGGGCGTGGCGGTACGCGGCTGCGCGGCGCTCGCCCGCTGGGCCTTCACCGAACTCGGCCTGTTCCGCCTGGAGCTGGGCCACCGCACCGACAATCCCGCCTCGTGCGGCGTGGCCCGCGCCGCAGGGTTCGCCGTGGAGGGGGTGCAGCGGCAGAAGCTCGCGTACGACGGGGTGCGGTACGACGTGGAGCTGCACGCCAGGCTCGCCTCCGACCCGGTGCCGGGAAGTCGTCTGTAACATCCCGCGTCCGCCCGGCGTGTATGAGTCAGAAGCGGCGGGCGGAGGCGCGCGCCGGACGAGGGATGGACGGGGGACGATGACGACGCGGTCCGAAGAGGCAGAGCGGGGACAGGGCGCCGACTTCGACGCGTTCTACGCCGCCACGGCCAAACGCCTGGTCGCCACGGTCTACGCGATGACCGGCGACCTGGCGGAGGCGGAGGACGCGGTGCAGGAGGCGTACGTACGGGCGTGGCAGCGGTGGGAGCGGCTCACCTGGGAGGGGGATCCGCTGCCGTGGGTGCGGACGGTGGCGTCCCGGCTTGCCATCAGCACCTGGCGGCGTACGCGGAACCGGGTGCGCGCGCAGTTCAAGCACGGGCCCGGCGACGACGTCCCCGAACTGTCCGCCGATCGGGTGGCGTTGGTGGAGGCTCTGCGTCAACTCCCGCCCCAGCAGCGGCAAGTGGTGGTCCTGCACCACCTCCTCGACCTCCCCGTGGAGCAGGTCGCACGGGAGACCGGCGCCTCCAACGGCGCCGTCCGCACCCGGCTGAGCCGGGCCCGCAAGGTATTGGGCGAACGCCTCACCGACACGACGGCGTTCCGCACGGAAGGGGCGGCGAACCATGGCTGAGATCAGGGGGCGGCAGGCCCGGGTCGAGGAGCTGCTCGACGACGTTCCGCTGCGCATGCCGGACGGCGCGGAGCTGCGGGCCAGGGGCGGCAGGCGGCAGACCAGGCGTCGCGTGGCGCTGTCCGCGGCGGCGGTCGCGGTCGTGGCGGGCGCGGTGGTGTGGGCGGCGGGGCCCGGGGGCGGGGACGGGGGCAGAGACGTGCGTCCGGCGGGGCCCTCGCGTTCGTACGGACAGGGCGACACCCCGTACAAGAAGGACGGTGTCGTGCACCTGCTGCGGGCCAAGGAGCTGCCGCTGTACGGAACGTGGCACTGGCAGGAGCGGGACCGCGGCGGCGACGTGGACCTGCCCCTGGGGAAGGTCGGCATCGACGACGTCGGCTGCACGCCCACCGGAGGGGGGAAGGAGCCCGACCAGAGCCGCTTCACCCGCATGTACCGGGGCGACGAGAACGCCGCCGCCCGTCACCGCTACGCGGAGTTCCGCTCGGCCACCGACACCGACGCGGTCGTCCGCCACCTGCGCAACGTCCTCGGCGACTGCGGCATGGAGCGGCGCGGGAAGGGCGCGGACGCGTACTACACGGGCACGGGTACGGGCCCGAGGTCCCACCTGCGCGTGTACCTGGAGCACGGGCGCACGTGGGTCTCGGTGGTGGAGACGGTGGACGACTTCGACCGGTCGTCCTGAGGGTGGCCCGGCTCCGGGCGCCGCGCCCAGCTCGGGTCAGGGGGAGGCGCGGGCCGGAGCCGGGTCGCTGTGCGGGCTACAGCGACTTGCGGGCCGCCGGGATCGCCAACTCGGAGGCAGGCTCGGGGAAGTGGCACGCCGTCAGGTGGCCGTCCCGGTTGCCGTCGAGCTGGAGCAGCGGCGGGCTGTCCGTCGCGCACTTGGCCTCCGCCTTCCAGCAGCGCGTACGGAAGCGGCAGCCGGAGGGCGGGTTGACCGGGGACGGCACGTCGCCGGTCAGCAGGATGCGTTCGCGGCGCGGCACGTCGTCCGCGGTCGCCTCGGGGACGGCGGACAGGAGCGCCTTGGTGTAGGGGTGGCGCGGATTCCCGTACAGGTCCTCGCGGTCCGCGATCTCCACGATGCGGCCGAGGTACATCACGGCGACGCGCTGCGAGAAGTGCCGCACGACGGCCAGGTCGTGGGCGATGAAGAGGAACGCGATGCCCAGGTCCTGCTGGAGCTGCTGGAGCAGGTTGACCACCTGCGCCTGGATGGAGACGTCCAGGGCGGAGACCGGTTCGTCCGCGACGATCAGCTTGGGTTCGAGCGCCAACGCCCGTGCCACGCCGATGCGTTGGCGCTGTCCGCCGGAGAACTCGTGCGGGAAGCGGTTGAAGTGCTCGGGGTTGAGCCCGACCGTCTCCAGGAGTTCGCGGACGCGCGCCTCCCTGCCGCCCGGCGGTTCGATGCCGTTGACCTCCATCGGCCCTGAGATGATCTTGCCGACCGTCTGCCGGGGGTTCAGCGAGGCGTACGGGTCCTGGAAGATCATCTGGATCTCCGAGCGGACCGGCGCCAACTGCTTGCGCGTGGCGTGCGCGATGTCCTGCCCGCGGTAGGAGATCTTGCCC contains:
- a CDS encoding GNAT family N-acetyltransferase, producing MERQADEPVDSAEAAGRWIARREAERAVDSAYAFAVVDAGDRPLGQVAVGAVNRAHGTGWVSYWTVPRARGGGVAVRGCAALARWAFTELGLFRLELGHRTDNPASCGVARAAGFAVEGVQRQKLAYDGVRYDVELHARLASDPVPGSRL
- a CDS encoding SigE family RNA polymerase sigma factor, translating into MTTRSEEAERGQGADFDAFYAATAKRLVATVYAMTGDLAEAEDAVQEAYVRAWQRWERLTWEGDPLPWVRTVASRLAISTWRRTRNRVRAQFKHGPGDDVPELSADRVALVEALRQLPPQQRQVVVLHHLLDLPVEQVARETGASNGAVRTRLSRARKVLGERLTDTTAFRTEGAANHG
- a CDS encoding ABC transporter ATP-binding protein; the protein is MSSTTPTPLLDVSGLTKHFPVMGGFPFRRRIGAVQAVDGLDFTVAEGESLGLVGESGCGKSTTGRLVTRLLEPTAGKISYRGQDIAHATRKQLAPVRSEIQMIFQDPYASLNPRQTVGKIISGPMEVNGIEPPGGREARVRELLETVGLNPEHFNRFPHEFSGGQRQRIGVARALALEPKLIVADEPVSALDVSIQAQVVNLLQQLQQDLGIAFLFIAHDLAVVRHFSQRVAVMYLGRIVEIADREDLYGNPRHPYTKALLSAVPEATADDVPRRERILLTGDVPSPVNPPSGCRFRTRCWKAEAKCATDSPPLLQLDGNRDGHLTACHFPEPASELAIPAARKSL